A single window of Deinococcus planocerae DNA harbors:
- a CDS encoding M50 family metallopeptidase: MNVFQSIAAALTPVGLLWTLLIISVATFLHELAHYALAKRQGVPVRSFSVGMGPVLLRRMWRGTEWRVSLLPIGGYVEIEGMAPEEGPGGTYRQPTRGFAALPAWGKVAVLLAGPLMNLVLAIGLMTANFTAQGIPALDRVRIESVREGSRAQALGLRPGDVVTALNGRDIPETTTVNGQTRPGWEGLRTFLTSAGRKTLTVERGGAAREVTFDWQPRVNGARQLLGIGYGPDVQPAGVPTAFVTSLQTTAEAVPQILRAFGNLFARFFTLDLSRDENVTGPIGTAEVVSRAAEVSPWALVQVAILLNLSLAFFNLIPIPGLDGGRIMLVLIGALRGRPLSLAQEQVINVAGFALVMLLMMFVVVRDVSRFF; the protein is encoded by the coding sequence GTGAACGTCTTTCAGAGCATCGCCGCGGCCCTGACGCCCGTGGGCCTGCTGTGGACCCTTCTGATCATCAGCGTGGCGACTTTCCTGCACGAGCTGGCGCACTACGCGCTGGCGAAGAGGCAGGGGGTGCCGGTGCGGTCTTTCAGCGTGGGCATGGGGCCGGTGCTCCTCAGGCGGATGTGGCGGGGCACCGAGTGGCGGGTCAGCCTGCTGCCCATCGGCGGCTACGTGGAGATCGAGGGCATGGCGCCCGAGGAGGGGCCGGGCGGCACGTACCGTCAGCCCACGCGCGGCTTCGCGGCGCTGCCCGCCTGGGGCAAGGTCGCCGTGCTCCTCGCCGGGCCGCTGATGAACCTCGTGCTGGCGATTGGCCTGATGACGGCCAATTTCACGGCGCAGGGCATCCCGGCCCTCGACCGGGTGCGGATCGAGTCGGTGCGGGAGGGCTCGCGGGCACAAGCACTCGGCCTGCGGCCCGGAGATGTCGTCACGGCCCTGAACGGGCGGGACATCCCGGAGACGACCACCGTGAATGGGCAGACCCGCCCCGGCTGGGAGGGCCTGCGCACCTTCCTCACCAGCGCGGGCCGCAAGACGCTGACGGTCGAGCGGGGCGGCGCGGCGCGCGAGGTGACCTTCGACTGGCAGCCCCGGGTGAACGGCGCCCGGCAGCTTCTCGGCATCGGGTACGGGCCGGACGTGCAGCCCGCGGGCGTGCCCACCGCCTTCGTGACCTCGCTTCAGACGACCGCCGAGGCTGTGCCGCAGATTCTGCGGGCGTTCGGGAACCTCTTCGCGCGCTTTTTCACCCTCGACCTCTCGCGCGACGAGAACGTGACCGGGCCCATCGGCACGGCGGAGGTCGTCAGCCGCGCCGCCGAGGTGAGCCCCTGGGCGCTCGTGCAGGTCGCCATCCTGCTCAACCTCTCGCTCGCTTTCTTCAACCTGATCCCGATTCCGGGGCTCGACGGCGGGCGCATCATGCTCGTCCTGATCGGGGCGCTGCGGGGCCGACCGCTCTCGCTGGCCCAGGAGCAGGTCATCAACGTGGCGGGCTTCGCGCTCGTGATGCTCCTCATGATGTTCGTGGTGGTGCGGGACGTGAGCCGGTTTTTCTAG
- a CDS encoding glycosyltransferase family 2 protein translates to MGQAQARVAVVIPAFNEEDTVGSVVQVAREFTSEVVVASDGSSDGTPQAAREAGAQVVELHENAGKGPALKAALEATEAEYVVMLDADLIGLTREHLEVLLRPVLAGELDMAIGVFEGGGFVTDWGNKLTPHLSGQRACRREWLLEVPHLGEERWPEPPITDHLKNTGARWGYVELPQLRQVLKEKKRGFWKGVGFRTKMYADLLTYRARKKREG, encoded by the coding sequence ATGGGGCAGGCACAGGCGCGCGTGGCGGTCGTAATTCCCGCCTTCAACGAGGAGGACACGGTGGGAAGCGTGGTCCAGGTCGCGCGGGAATTCACCTCCGAGGTGGTCGTCGCCAGCGACGGCAGCAGCGACGGCACCCCTCAGGCGGCGCGCGAGGCCGGGGCGCAGGTCGTGGAGTTGCACGAGAACGCGGGCAAGGGCCCGGCGCTCAAGGCCGCGCTGGAGGCCACAGAAGCGGAGTACGTGGTCATGCTCGACGCCGACCTGATCGGCCTGACGCGCGAGCATCTGGAGGTGTTGCTGCGGCCCGTGCTCGCCGGGGAACTCGACATGGCGATCGGTGTCTTCGAGGGCGGCGGCTTCGTGACCGACTGGGGCAACAAGCTCACCCCGCACCTCAGCGGGCAGCGGGCCTGCCGCCGGGAGTGGTTGCTGGAAGTCCCCCACCTGGGCGAGGAACGCTGGCCCGAGCCGCCCATCACCGACCACCTCAAGAACACCGGGGCGCGCTGGGGCTACGTGGAGTTGCCACAACTGCGCCAGGTGCTCAAGGAGAAGAAGCGCGGCTTCTGGAAGGGCGTGGGCTTCCGCACGAAGATGTACGCCGACCTGCTGACGTACCGGGCCAGGAAAAAGCGGGAGGGGTGA
- a CDS encoding HIT family protein, translating to MTRHGHECVFCRIARGEAEASLVHGDDLVTAFLDINPVTPGHVLVVPRRHVASLGELEDPEAARLMLVGRFVLGALRGGAVRCEGVNLFLADGEAAGQEVSHVHLHVFPRFAGDGFALHGDWSRFPPRAELDALAARLRATLP from the coding sequence ATGACCCGTCACGGGCACGAATGCGTCTTCTGCCGGATCGCCCGGGGTGAGGCCGAGGCGAGTCTCGTTCACGGGGACGACCTCGTGACGGCCTTTCTCGACATCAACCCCGTGACGCCCGGGCACGTCCTCGTCGTGCCGCGCCGACATGTCGCCTCCCTGGGAGAACTCGAAGACCCGGAGGCCGCACGCTTGATGCTGGTGGGCCGCTTTGTCCTGGGGGCCCTGCGGGGGGGTGCCGTCCGCTGCGAGGGGGTCAACCTCTTCCTCGCGGACGGCGAGGCGGCGGGGCAGGAGGTGAGCCACGTTCACCTGCATGTGTTCCCGCGTTTTGCGGGAGACGGGTTCGCCCTCCACGGGGACTGGAGCCGCTTTCCGCCCCGTGCGGAGTTGGACGCCCTCGCCGCCCGGCTGCGCGCCACCTTGCCTTGA
- a CDS encoding SRPBCC family protein, which produces MEYQGTRRVQASPDEVFAFVSDVRNLPKYLPTTKRAEPQGEERVAVEGEANGHQYQADGRFVQDAQNHRLEWGSDGEINYSGTLEVRPDGDGSQVSVKLRFDPDPQRAQGEDMPGQAPSNDQIQEGIDKALKSIQNFVEGRGGKEEPSAAT; this is translated from the coding sequence ATGGAATACCAAGGCACCCGCCGTGTTCAAGCGTCCCCCGACGAGGTGTTCGCGTTCGTCTCCGACGTGCGCAACCTCCCCAAGTACCTGCCGACCACCAAGCGCGCCGAGCCCCAGGGCGAGGAACGGGTCGCGGTGGAGGGTGAGGCCAACGGCCACCAGTACCAGGCCGACGGGCGCTTCGTCCAGGACGCCCAGAACCACCGCCTGGAGTGGGGCAGCGACGGCGAGATCAACTACTCCGGCACCCTGGAAGTCAGGCCCGACGGCGACGGTTCCCAGGTCAGCGTCAAACTCCGCTTCGACCCCGACCCCCAGCGCGCGCAGGGCGAGGACATGCCGGGCCAGGCCCCCTCGAACGACCAGATTCAGGAGGGCATCGACAAGGCCCTGAAGTCCATCCAGAACTTCGTCGAGGGCCGCGGCGGCAAGGAAGAACCCAGCGCGGCGACCTGA